The following proteins are co-located in the Pyrococcus abyssi GE5 genome:
- a CDS encoding site-2 protease family protein — translation MVKGIYECISCGHREVRDSTKPLLPNACPVCGGDMILVGYEIDIEGEEHPGIEEFLRKYYELGQLLEARGDTYVYEVISIKEKNFEKVLSEAEKIGYWLALKRAKDGRIILYAFPAQKIESRENPLIGILLFILTLLSTFFAGYILSTLYVTTLEELNLPGIKNTYLNALAFSLGIISILGTHEMGHKIAASIHNVKSTFPYFIPFPSFIGTLGAVIRVKSPIPTRNAEVDLGVSGPIAGLLVAIPVTIIGLKLSAVVPINYLEKGETIYFGSSLLFYGLMKLVLGDLPQNVGIILHPLAVAGWVGILVTFLNLIPAAQLDGGHVARALLPEKAHRVLTYTLGFLTIGLAYFWPGWILWGILILLMGRVGNPGALDEVSPLTTSRKILAIIIWIIFVICAVPVPFSQKA, via the coding sequence TTGGTTAAGGGCATCTACGAATGCATATCCTGTGGACACAGGGAAGTCAGGGACTCAACTAAGCCCCTGTTGCCAAACGCCTGTCCAGTTTGTGGAGGAGACATGATATTAGTGGGGTACGAAATTGACATTGAAGGGGAGGAGCATCCAGGAATAGAGGAGTTCCTTAGGAAGTACTACGAGCTAGGTCAGCTCCTGGAGGCTAGGGGAGACACGTACGTGTACGAAGTTATAAGCATAAAGGAGAAGAACTTTGAGAAGGTTCTAAGTGAGGCTGAAAAAATCGGCTACTGGTTGGCGTTGAAAAGAGCTAAGGATGGAAGAATAATCCTATACGCCTTCCCGGCGCAGAAAATAGAGAGCAGGGAAAACCCACTCATTGGAATACTACTGTTCATACTTACCTTGTTAAGCACGTTCTTTGCGGGATACATACTCTCAACGCTTTACGTGACAACGCTTGAAGAGCTAAATCTTCCAGGGATAAAGAATACTTATTTAAATGCGCTCGCTTTTTCCCTAGGAATAATATCAATACTCGGAACGCACGAGATGGGCCATAAGATAGCGGCCAGCATTCATAACGTCAAGTCCACGTTCCCATACTTCATACCATTCCCATCCTTTATAGGAACCCTTGGAGCTGTAATAAGAGTTAAATCACCAATTCCAACGAGGAACGCCGAAGTAGACCTTGGAGTTAGCGGTCCAATAGCGGGGCTTTTGGTTGCAATTCCAGTAACTATCATAGGCCTAAAACTTTCGGCGGTCGTTCCAATTAACTATCTAGAGAAAGGAGAAACCATATACTTCGGCTCCAGCCTATTGTTTTATGGCTTAATGAAGCTCGTTCTAGGAGATCTTCCCCAGAACGTTGGGATAATTCTTCATCCACTAGCGGTTGCTGGGTGGGTCGGAATACTAGTCACTTTCCTAAACCTAATTCCAGCGGCACAGCTAGACGGTGGCCACGTGGCTAGAGCCCTACTCCCAGAGAAAGCCCACAGGGTGCTAACCTATACCCTCGGCTTCCTAACGATTGGACTAGCTTATTTCTGGCCAGGATGGATACTCTGGGGAATTCTGATACTCCTAATGGGTAGGGTTGGAAATCCTGGGGCATTAGACGAGGTTAGTCCCCTAACAACTAGCAGGAAAATCTTAGCCATAATAATCTGGATAATCTTCGTGATATG